In Schistocerca serialis cubense isolate TAMUIC-IGC-003099 chromosome 8, iqSchSeri2.2, whole genome shotgun sequence, one genomic interval encodes:
- the LOC126416596 gene encoding inositol oxygenase-like has protein sequence MTSAKVMNRPLIDPSEILRPEPIHAGKPIAQFRDYTIDDTDPIKERVRKLYYDMHKYQTVDFVKKQHAKWLKFDKFRAPIMDTLERLSGMLDQSDPDVDVPNIVHAFQTAERIREDHPDCDWLQLTGLLHDMGKIMAFYDEPQWAVTGDTFPVGCAWADSIVYRNTTFHDNPDTYNPKYNTKYGMYTPNCGLDNVLMAWGHDEYVYRLLKHNGSKLPEMGHKIIRFHSFYPWHSSGDYMHLCNEEDMETLKWVLEFNKYDLYSKSDEMPDIEKLKPYYQSLIDKYVPGVLNW, from the exons AATCGTCCTCTGATCGACCCTTCAGAGATCCTGCGTCCGGAACCCATCCACGCGGGGAAACCGATCGCCCAGTTCAGGGACTACACTATCGACGACACGGACCCCATCAAGGAACGAGTCCGCAAACTCTACTACGACATGCACAAGTACCAGACCGTCGACTTTGTCAAGA AACAGCACGCCAAGTGGCTGAAGTTCGACAAGTTCCGCGCGCCCATCATGGACACGCTGGAGAGGCTCAGCGGCATGCTGGACCAGAGTGACCCTGACGTCGACGTGCCCAACATCGTGCACGCCTTCCAGACGGCGGAGCGCATCCGCGAGGACCACCCGGACTGTGACTGGCTCCAGCTGACAGGACTGCTTCATGACATGGGCAAG ATAATGGCGTTCTACGACGAGCCGCAGTGGGCCGTTACTGGAGACACTTTCCCTGTTGGCTGCGCTTGGGCCGACTCCATTGTCTACAGAAACACCACGTTTCACGACAATCCGGACACCTACAACCCCAAGTACAA CACGAAGTACGGCATGTACACTCCCAATTGCGGCCTGGACAACGTGCTGATGGCCTGGGGACACGACGAGTACGTCTACCGCCTGCTGAAGCATAACGGCTCCAAACTGCCGGAGATGGGCCACAAGATCATCCGCTTCCACTCCTTCTACCCGTGGCACTCGTCTGGTGACTACATGCACCTCTGCAACGAGGAAGACATGGAAACCCTGAAATGGGTCCTAGAGTTCAA CAAATACGATCTCTACTCGAAGAGCGACGAGATGCCCGACATTGAGAAGCTGAAGCCATACTACCAGAGCCTCATCGACAAGTACGTGCCTGGTGTCCTCAACTGGTAG